The nucleotide sequence TGAAATCAAGGCAAGTTTGCGCCTGAGCGAGAGCGGTGAAATCAACCAAGTTCGAGTTGGCGGTGCAGTGGCTGGCATTGAACAAAGACATATCATGATATAAGCGGAATTAAATAGCTTGTTTTCAGCCACTATACTATAGGGGCAAATAGGCTAATTCTGCTAATGGCAAGGCGGGGATAGATAGCAGAGGATGTATGCGTGAGCAGATATCTGTCGTTTCCTTTGATTTTGATCGTTTTGCGTTCCTCGGGGCTAACGCAATGCTAGGTCGTTGCGTTGAAGATCGTGAGCGACACATAGTTGCATTGAGCTAACGGGTACGATAGCTCAATAAACCAGGCCAGTCTAATACTTTATTTTCTCTAAACAAAAACGAGAAGCTGCTGACTGAGCAAGCTTCTCGTTTTGATTTGCAGAGCTATTTGTTGGACGATGGAGCAGCATCCCAGGCTTCGATATTATCCACGCCTTCAATACTGTCCTTGTAGAACACAGGATCTTTTCCTGCTTTTTTCTGTTCCAAATAATCATGTAGAGCAGCATAGGCGACTTTTGATAACATGGCGATTGCAATCAGGTTGACAATGACCATGAAGCCCATGAACAAATCGGCCAAATCCCACACAAGCTGTACCTTTGCCACTGATCCGAACAACACCATAGCGAGTACACTCAAACGATACAGCAATAGCCATGCTTTGCTTGTCTTCAAAAACTCGATGTTGGTCTCGCCGTAGTAGTAGTTACCAATCAATGTACTGAAGGCGAACAGGAATACCATAATGGCAAGGAAGCCAGAAGCCCAAGAACCGATATGAATGCTCAGTGCTGCTTGTGACAGCTCAATGCCACTCAGTCCTTGTTGTGTGTATGCGCCGGACAGCAAAATGATAAAAGCTGTGCTTGTACAGATCACGAGGGTATCGAATAGAACACCGAATGCTTGAATCAAACCTTGCTTCACTGGATGGCTTGTTGTTGCTGTAGCCGCAGCATTCGGCGCACTACCCATACCAGCTTCGTTAGAGAACAAACCACGCTTGATGCCGTGCATGAGCGCTGCACCGAGAGAACCGCCGGCGATTTGCTCGAAGCCGAATGCGTTTTTCACAATCAGAGAAAGGACTTCCGGCATTTTCGAGATGTTCAGGATCACAATAAAGAGCGCCATCCCGATGTACAATACAGCCAATACAATGACGATGTACTCAGACATTTTCGCAATGCGCTTCACACCGCCGAAGATGATTGCCGCAAATACGATCGTCATGATGATACCGAGTACCAGTCGATCTGTCCCAAAAGAATTTTCAAAGGCAATCGTGATGGTGTTGGATTGCACGGCGTTAAATACGAGACCAAACGAAAGGGTGATAAGGACAGCAAACAGGGCGCCCATCCAACGTTTGTTCAACCCTTTTTCCATGTAATAAGCCGGACCGCCACGAAAACCGTTCTTATCCTTGATTTTATAAATCTGAGCGAGCGTACTCTCAACAAAGCTGGATGCAGAACCAATAATCGCAATGACCCACATCCAAAATACCGCACCAGGACCACCTAATGCGATCGCAATAGCAATACCCGTAATGTTCCCTGTACCGACACGCGCGGCCATACTAATAGCGAAAGCCTGGAAAGGGGAGATGCCGCCATCGTCTTTCGCTCTCCCTTCTTTAATGGAACGGAGCATTTCTGGCAACATGCGTACTTGCAAAAATTTGCCACGGAAGGTAAAAAACAAGCCTAACGCGATTAGCATGATAATGATAATATAGGACCACAAAAAATCGTTAATAGTAGCTGTTACATCGAGTAAGAATTGTTGCATCGTGTCACCTCGAATTTTGTTATGAATTTTTCCTTAGTATTCTCTAAAAAATCGTTACATCCCATTCCTGAGCCATATGTTTTAACAAAGAAACGCCCGCTACACTGTTTCCACAACCGTCAATGGAAGGTCCAAAAATACCGATTCCACAACCATCTTGAAACGGTGAACGTGGTTTGCGGTTAGGAGGAACCAGTGTCATGATTCCGCCTGAGACGCCACTTTTTGCGGGCAAGCCAACATTCGCGGCGAATTTGCCCGATGCATCGTACATGCCACAGGTGAGCATCAGTGCTTTGGCTAGACGGACGACATCTTTCGGGAGAACTTGTTCGTTGCGCATCGGATGGTAGCCATCGAGTGCCAAAAGGAGACCGATCAAAGCAATTTGCTCGGTGGTTACTTCAATCGAGCATTGGGTGAGATAGACCTCCAAAGCGTCTTCCACTTCGCACGCCAAATAGCCGGTATCCTTTAAATAGTGGGCGAGTGCCCGGTTTCTGTGAGAGTTTTCCCATTCGGAAAGAAACACTTCCTCGTTCACCATTGGTGTAACGCCTGTAATTTTACTGAAAAATGCATACAAGTAGCGCAGCTTATGATCCGGTGTCTGACCAGGGAGGAGTGAAGATGTCGTTATCGCTCCCGCATTGATCATCGGATTAAAAGGCTTACCTGGCTTGTTCATTTCCAGACGGATAATGGAATTGAATGCATCTCCAGTCGGTTCTACATCTACCCGATCCAACACGTAAGGGATACCATGGTAGCAGCAAGCAGCAATAAAACTGATTACTTTGGAAATACTTTGCATCGTGAAAGGAACTTCCCAGTCACCCGCTGTGTGCATTTTTCCTGTAGGCTCGATGATACAAATTCCTAACTGATTCGGATCTGTTCTGTACAAAGCAGGGATATAACTGGCACATTTTCCTTCAGATGCCTTGGAACGATATTGTTCCACCCATTGCTGTAATTCATCCACGAGTAAAACCTGTTGAATCAACGCCTGTCCCCCCAAAAATCGAATACACTGCTCTTACGCGAAGAGGAAGAGAAAGCGCTTCCATGCTTCGCGAAATACATATAATGAACACTTTACAACCACCCTACAAAATAAAACAAAAACTCACAGATTGATTCATGTGAGTGCTCCATTTTTTTTTGAGACTTGTCCTACAGGCGTATCCTCGGTAAAAATAGATAGGGGCATCAAGAAACAACATGGGAAGTGAAAAGCGTGCGTGTTCAAACACAAGTAAAACGAGATTGGTATATATTGGCGCTCATGCTTATTACGGTTCCGTTGGCAGGGGAGTTGAAATTTTATCCCGTCAATGAGACATTTCGAATTAGCTTTGGAGCTCCTACCTTTTTCTTCTTTTTATTACTGTTTCAAAGAATTCCATCTGTTCTCGCTGGTTTTTTGACGGGGATTACGGTCGTATGCTTTCGGATTGTGATTGACCTTATCGCCGGGAATCAATCAGTATGGGAGGCTTCTCTCCAAGCGCACTATTCTAGCTTTTTCTTTTATTTTGCTTATTCTGTTCTGTTTTATTTAACCGGAGTACGCCATTTTCACAACAGGACGATTTTGGTTGGATTGATGGGAATGGTCATCGAGGTATTGGCCGACCTGATTGAGGTTCTCTCGCAACATGTACTGTTAGATACCGTCCTCACATGGGGAGCGGTGCAAGAGATGCTCGTTATCGCTCTGTCCCACAGCTTTATCGTCATTAGTTTTCTCAACATGATGAAGCTGTACGAAGCACAGTCCCGAGAGCAGCAGACAAGAAAACAGAACGAGCGTATGCTGATGCTGATTTCCACCTTGTATGAGGAATCGATTCATCTGAAAAAAACACTGCAAAATGCCGAGAGTATTAGTATGAAGTCTTTTGAGCTATACCAAGGCTTGCAGGAGCTTCATAAGGAACAGGTGCCCACGAATGTAGAGAGATTTGCCAAGCAAGCATTGATTGTCGCAGGCGAGGTTCACGAGATTAAAAAGGACAACCAACGCATTTTTGCAGGGCTTCACAAGCTGATATCCGATGAAAGCATCACGGATTACATGGACATCCATCAGCTCGTGGACATTATCAAACGAAGCAATATGAAGTATGCAACTTTGTTGGAGAAGGACATACAAATCACAGCTTCTATTACGGGGACACATCCGCTCTATCACGTTTTCATGATGCTTTCCCTGATTAATAATTTGGTGGCAAATGCAGTGGAGGCCATCCAGCAAACAGGAGCGATTTCCATTGAAATTGAACGGATAGGTGATCTTGTGGAAATCAGAATCAACGATGACGGACCGGGAGTACCTCCACGGAGAAAGGCTTTGCTGTTCAAGCCTGGCTTTACTACGAAATACGATCAAACCGGCAACCCCTCTACAGGGATCGGACTGTCTTATGTACAACAATTGGTGGAACAATGGCAAGGGGAAATCTCCTTACAGGATGGAGTAGATGGGAAGGGGACAACATTTCTCATGCGGTTACCAATTGATCCGATAACGAAGAAAGAGTGAGAAGATGCTGTTTTATTTAGTTGATGACGATGATGCCGTTCGCCTCATGTTGACGGAAATCATAGAAGACGAGAATCTGGGCGAAGTCGTGGGGGAAGCATCTGACGGCTCGATGGTAGACGGTCATACATTAACCGCACGCAACGTAGATATTATGCTGATCGATTTGTTCATGCCCAACCGGGATGGGATTGAGACGATTCGCCAAGTGAAGCCGACATTCACAGGAAAGATCGTCATGATCTCTCAGGCAGAAACGAAAGATTTGATTGCCCAAGCGTATGCCCTTGGAAGCGAATACTACATTATCAAGCC is from Brevibacillus brevis and encodes:
- a CDS encoding alanine/glycine:cation symporter family protein, with protein sequence MQQFLLDVTATINDFLWSYIIIIMLIALGLFFTFRGKFLQVRMLPEMLRSIKEGRAKDDGGISPFQAFAISMAARVGTGNITGIAIAIALGGPGAVFWMWVIAIIGSASSFVESTLAQIYKIKDKNGFRGGPAYYMEKGLNKRWMGALFAVLITLSFGLVFNAVQSNTITIAFENSFGTDRLVLGIIMTIVFAAIIFGGVKRIAKMSEYIVIVLAVLYIGMALFIVILNISKMPEVLSLIVKNAFGFEQIAGGSLGAALMHGIKRGLFSNEAGMGSAPNAAATATTSHPVKQGLIQAFGVLFDTLVICTSTAFIILLSGAYTQQGLSGIELSQAALSIHIGSWASGFLAIMVFLFAFSTLIGNYYYGETNIEFLKTSKAWLLLYRLSVLAMVLFGSVAKVQLVWDLADLFMGFMVIVNLIAIAMLSKVAYAALHDYLEQKKAGKDPVFYKDSIEGVDNIEAWDAAPSSNK
- a CDS encoding glutaminase, with protein sequence MGGQALIQQVLLVDELQQWVEQYRSKASEGKCASYIPALYRTDPNQLGICIIEPTGKMHTAGDWEVPFTMQSISKVISFIAACCYHGIPYVLDRVDVEPTGDAFNSIIRLEMNKPGKPFNPMINAGAITTSSLLPGQTPDHKLRYLYAFFSKITGVTPMVNEEVFLSEWENSHRNRALAHYLKDTGYLACEVEDALEVYLTQCSIEVTTEQIALIGLLLALDGYHPMRNEQVLPKDVVRLAKALMLTCGMYDASGKFAANVGLPAKSGVSGGIMTLVPPNRKPRSPFQDGCGIGIFGPSIDGCGNSVAGVSLLKHMAQEWDVTIF
- a CDS encoding sensor histidine kinase gives rise to the protein MLITVPLAGELKFYPVNETFRISFGAPTFFFFLLLFQRIPSVLAGFLTGITVVCFRIVIDLIAGNQSVWEASLQAHYSSFFFYFAYSVLFYLTGVRHFHNRTILVGLMGMVIEVLADLIEVLSQHVLLDTVLTWGAVQEMLVIALSHSFIVISFLNMMKLYEAQSREQQTRKQNERMLMLISTLYEESIHLKKTLQNAESISMKSFELYQGLQELHKEQVPTNVERFAKQALIVAGEVHEIKKDNQRIFAGLHKLISDESITDYMDIHQLVDIIKRSNMKYATLLEKDIQITASITGTHPLYHVFMMLSLINNLVANAVEAIQQTGAISIEIERIGDLVEIRINDDGPGVPPRRKALLFKPGFTTKYDQTGNPSTGIGLSYVQQLVEQWQGEISLQDGVDGKGTTFLMRLPIDPITKKE